A stretch of the Chengkuizengella sediminis genome encodes the following:
- the map gene encoding type I methionyl aminopeptidase yields MIICKSEAELNYMREAGRIVAETHREIAKVIQPGITTLEIDRIAEKFIGNQNASPSFKGYNGFPASVCASVNEELVHGFPSERVLNEGDIISIDIGAEYNGYHGDSAWTYPVGSISNEAQRLLDVTEKSLYAGLEEAKSDVRLYTISHAIQKCIEDEGFSVVREYVGHGIGANLHEEPQIPNFGLPNRGPRLKPGMVLAIEPMVVAGERFVKTLDDDWTVVSTDGTLCAHFEHTIAITTDGYEILTKVDM; encoded by the coding sequence ATGATCATTTGCAAATCTGAAGCAGAATTAAATTATATGCGTGAGGCAGGTCGTATCGTAGCAGAAACTCATCGTGAAATTGCGAAAGTGATTCAGCCGGGTATTACGACATTAGAGATTGACCGAATCGCTGAAAAATTTATTGGCAATCAGAATGCATCGCCTTCCTTTAAAGGTTATAATGGCTTTCCTGCCAGTGTATGTGCTTCAGTAAATGAAGAATTGGTACATGGTTTTCCTAGTGAAAGAGTATTAAATGAAGGTGATATCATTAGCATTGATATTGGTGCTGAGTACAATGGGTATCATGGTGATTCTGCTTGGACCTATCCTGTAGGCAGCATATCAAATGAAGCACAGAGGCTGTTAGATGTCACTGAAAAATCATTATATGCAGGCTTAGAAGAAGCCAAATCAGATGTTCGTTTATATACGATCTCACATGCTATTCAAAAATGCATTGAAGATGAAGGTTTTTCTGTTGTTAGAGAATATGTCGGGCATGGCATAGGAGCCAATCTACATGAAGAACCACAGATCCCAAACTTCGGTCTACCAAACAGAGGACCTCGTTTGAAACCTGGTATGGTATTGGCTATTGAACCGATGGTTGTCGCAGGTGAGCGTTTTGTCAAAACGTTGGATGACGATTGGACAGTTGTTAGTACAGATGGAACATTATGTGCACACTTTGAGCATACAATTGCGATTACAACTGATGGTTATGAGATATTAACCAAGGTTGATATGTAG
- a CDS encoding adenylate kinase: MNIIFMGPPGAGKGTQAERIVEELNIPHISTGDAFRLAMSQGTSLGLKAKEYVDQGLLVPDEITIGIVTERLLQEDCNNGFLLDGFPRTIPQAEALDEFLKVNGKTINHVINLSVNREFLLARLTGRRICKNCGSTYHVIFNPPKQENVCDKCSGELYQRSDDTEEKVGTRLDEYMSKTAPLLDFYDKKDLLRQVDGEQSIDEVTGDIISLMRGQNK, from the coding sequence GTGAATATTATTTTCATGGGTCCTCCTGGTGCAGGTAAAGGGACTCAAGCCGAGAGGATTGTAGAAGAATTAAACATTCCTCATATCTCTACTGGGGATGCCTTTCGCTTGGCTATGAGTCAAGGCACTTCACTAGGATTGAAAGCTAAAGAATATGTAGATCAAGGACTTTTAGTTCCTGATGAAATAACGATTGGAATTGTCACTGAACGTTTGTTGCAGGAAGATTGCAACAATGGTTTCCTCTTGGATGGTTTTCCAAGAACAATTCCACAAGCAGAAGCGTTAGACGAGTTTTTAAAAGTAAATGGAAAAACGATAAATCATGTGATTAATCTTTCTGTTAACCGCGAGTTTCTGTTAGCAAGATTAACTGGGCGTAGAATTTGTAAAAATTGTGGTTCTACCTACCATGTAATATTTAATCCACCAAAACAAGAAAATGTATGTGACAAATGTTCTGGTGAATTGTATCAACGTTCAGATGATACAGAGGAAAAGGTAGGAACGCGCCTTGATGAATATATGAGTAAAACGGCTCCATTGCTTGATTTTTATGATAAAAAAGATTTATTGAGACAGGTAGATGGAGAACAATCCATTGATGAAGTTACTGGTGATATCATTTCTTTAATGAGAGGTCAAAATAAATGA